A window of Longispora fulva contains these coding sequences:
- a CDS encoding LPXTG cell wall anchor domain-containing protein → MNRTLSRSARTRAAGVAVATVVAALSAFGSPAQAAAPTVDLKVQVGAVSFGAGSSVSIDKLTVTNAGTAKATKVTATIELIDGGATPPLTFTTQRAWRAPSACVLVGPAKVTCPLDDLDAAGSTSQGLNLPADERSHVPGGPNPVPMPVKAKVTVAAEQTDAAPTDNAATSGQVQRTVTASAVDWTARALPVHGKVGDVVNVPVSAFYPSPSGGGALGYPVAELIDRRVAPPGTEWAWALPAFCLDMKPGVERRCNSITEIPATAGEPDSFQLPLRIVSQEVGEGEFRVEGMGGDPNPANNCARIIVTVDGAPARTTPVTPACAQPAPKPSGSASPTATGALPVTGTNTTAFVAAGAALVLAGTAVLFALRRRRRAFTA, encoded by the coding sequence GTGAATCGCACGCTCTCCCGGTCGGCGCGTACCCGGGCCGCCGGCGTAGCCGTGGCCACCGTCGTCGCCGCCCTCAGCGCCTTCGGCTCGCCAGCGCAGGCCGCTGCCCCGACCGTCGACCTCAAGGTGCAGGTCGGCGCCGTCTCGTTCGGAGCGGGTAGCTCCGTCTCCATCGACAAGCTCACGGTGACCAACGCCGGCACGGCGAAGGCCACGAAGGTCACGGCAACCATCGAGTTGATCGACGGCGGCGCGACTCCCCCGCTGACGTTCACGACCCAGCGGGCCTGGCGTGCGCCGAGCGCCTGCGTCCTGGTCGGCCCGGCCAAGGTGACCTGCCCGCTGGACGACCTCGACGCCGCCGGCTCCACCTCCCAGGGGCTGAACCTCCCCGCCGACGAGCGCAGCCATGTCCCCGGCGGGCCGAACCCGGTTCCGATGCCGGTCAAGGCGAAGGTGACGGTCGCCGCCGAGCAGACCGACGCCGCCCCGACCGACAATGCGGCGACCTCCGGTCAGGTTCAGCGCACCGTGACGGCCAGCGCTGTGGACTGGACCGCCCGGGCACTGCCCGTGCACGGCAAGGTCGGCGATGTGGTGAACGTGCCCGTGAGCGCTTTCTACCCGTCGCCGAGCGGGGGTGGCGCCCTCGGCTACCCGGTCGCGGAGCTGATCGACCGGCGGGTGGCACCGCCCGGCACCGAATGGGCCTGGGCGCTTCCCGCCTTCTGCCTGGACATGAAGCCCGGTGTCGAGCGCCGCTGCAACTCGATCACCGAGATCCCCGCGACGGCCGGCGAGCCGGACTCCTTCCAGCTCCCGCTGCGGATCGTCTCCCAGGAGGTCGGAGAGGGCGAGTTCCGGGTCGAGGGCATGGGCGGCGACCCGAACCCGGCCAACAACTGCGCCCGGATCATCGTCACGGTCGACGGGGCCCCGGCGAGGACGACGCCCGTCACCCCGGCCTGCGCCCAGCCCGCCCCGAAGCCGAGCGGCTCCGCGTCGCCGACGGCCACCGGTGCTCTGCCCGTCACGGGGACGAACACGACGGCCTTCGTCGCGGCCGGTGCGGCGCTCGTCCTGGCCGGTACCGCCGTGTTGTTCGCGCTGCGCCGCCGTCGCCGCGCCTTCACCGCCTGA
- a CDS encoding serine/threonine-protein kinase: MTDTWMVQGYTEVRELGRGGAGRVVLATHDVTGVRVAIKYLAAELCGQKDFLLAFRGEARLLAELTAPNVVRLFEYVETDHSAAIVMELVDGVALRALLKEHGATGPEAALYVLKGSLLGLAAAHAAGVVHRDYKPENVLIDAAGNSKLADFGISARTGATGVAAGTPSYMAPEQWKGKPASPRTDIYAATATFFECVVGRKPYAADVQAAMQLQHEQAPIPVDDAPEPVRALIRKGMAKDPLQRPADAAEFVAELDAVATAGYGPGWEEKGRNKLAERAALLALLFPLAGPEANSSAVGTTVLGKTVVGGPKRAWFAAGAIVLLIVVGGGAAGYALSAGETTTPPLGSGETVVTGPPSPGDPTGTPGATPSATPTPSGSPSPDATPDPTTGPNPPTGNPNKPPTAGPPTKPPTTPPAPPTTVTFNPLTVVWNCSTPNVVIRGTMAASDAKAVTITYTVQVRTGRTWSTTGSATLNRSGSTKYDIGVPNGIGFKWPAAQTNVRLLVSSSTGETAGPYTNDCTIIIG; encoded by the coding sequence ATGACCGACACCTGGATGGTGCAGGGTTACACAGAGGTGCGCGAACTGGGCCGCGGCGGCGCGGGCCGGGTCGTTCTCGCCACCCACGACGTGACCGGGGTGCGGGTCGCGATCAAGTACCTCGCGGCCGAGCTGTGCGGGCAGAAGGACTTCCTGCTCGCCTTCCGGGGCGAGGCCCGACTCCTCGCCGAGCTGACGGCCCCCAATGTGGTGCGCCTGTTCGAGTACGTCGAGACCGACCACTCCGCGGCGATCGTCATGGAACTCGTCGACGGTGTCGCGTTGCGCGCCCTGCTCAAGGAACACGGCGCGACCGGCCCCGAGGCGGCGCTGTACGTCCTGAAGGGATCCCTGCTGGGCCTGGCCGCCGCGCACGCCGCCGGGGTCGTGCACCGCGACTACAAGCCCGAGAACGTCCTCATCGACGCGGCCGGCAACAGCAAACTCGCCGACTTCGGCATCTCCGCGCGCACCGGTGCCACCGGCGTCGCGGCCGGTACCCCGTCCTACATGGCCCCCGAGCAGTGGAAGGGCAAGCCGGCCAGCCCGCGCACCGACATCTACGCGGCCACGGCCACGTTCTTCGAGTGCGTGGTGGGCCGCAAGCCGTACGCCGCCGACGTGCAGGCCGCCATGCAGCTCCAGCACGAGCAGGCCCCGATCCCGGTCGACGACGCCCCCGAACCGGTCCGCGCGCTCATCCGCAAGGGCATGGCCAAGGATCCCCTGCAACGCCCCGCCGACGCTGCGGAGTTCGTCGCCGAACTCGACGCGGTCGCCACGGCCGGCTACGGCCCCGGCTGGGAGGAGAAGGGCCGCAACAAGCTCGCCGAACGCGCCGCCCTGCTCGCCCTGCTGTTCCCCCTCGCCGGGCCGGAGGCCAACAGCAGCGCGGTCGGGACCACGGTGCTGGGCAAGACCGTCGTCGGCGGGCCGAAGCGGGCCTGGTTCGCCGCCGGGGCGATCGTGCTGCTGATCGTCGTCGGGGGCGGGGCCGCCGGGTACGCGCTGTCGGCGGGCGAGACGACCACGCCGCCGCTCGGCTCGGGCGAGACCGTGGTGACCGGGCCACCGAGCCCCGGCGACCCGACCGGCACGCCCGGGGCGACCCCGTCGGCGACCCCGACCCCGTCCGGGTCGCCCTCGCCGGACGCGACCCCCGACCCGACCACCGGGCCGAACCCGCCCACCGGCAACCCGAACAAGCCCCCGACCGCCGGCCCGCCCACCAAGCCGCCCACGACGCCGCCCGCTCCGCCGACCACGGTGACGTTCAACCCGCTGACCGTGGTGTGGAACTGCTCGACCCCCAACGTCGTCATCCGGGGCACCATGGCGGCCTCCGACGCCAAGGCGGTGACCATCACCTACACGGTGCAGGTCCGCACCGGCCGGACGTGGTCCACGACCGGGAGCGCGACATTGAACCGCAGCGGCAGCACAAAATACGACATCGGCGTACCCAACGGCATTGGCTTCAAGTGGCCGGCGGCGCAGACGAACGTGCGGCTCCTGGTCTCGTCCAGCACGGGAGAGACCGCCGGGCCCTACACGAACGACTGCACGATCATCATCGGCTGA
- a CDS encoding LuxR C-terminal-related transcriptional regulator, whose product MDLVGRERELTLLRTQVQAIKDGQFRCVLVGGDPGVGKSRLLAELDDGIRYVRGVCVPSPDAPPLWPWRYVLSALGRPVPEGSGFDLLVRYADELLAAADEPLLVVVDDLQHADPATASLFAHLAALSPARPLGVLGAYRGESSPVQATGPAVARIRLRGLDAAGVGSYLEKLLHRPVPAPVVAELRRRTEGNPHLLAEIVPHLTPADLDGRGDRLPIRWPAEARAEAVARIDALAPGTRRMLATASVIGREFDLAILEKVGAAATPSAAELLAAGGPATPEAHDGIDPLTALDEGVSAGLLTALPGQVYAFDRAVTREVLYESLPARDRALVHEATADALTAFSADVGERGPTAAELAHHLVAAAVLGGDDRLDRAISYSVAAGTTEDVGPHEAAGHFAAAVRLAVRADWPPAALGRLVVALGRARLAVGDLADGRGVLAAAARHARRAGDAELLTQIALSHGPRAGLGDTAPPPDQALVALLREALAGEVADPAPLRARLAVELVGTPEAAPLAETAGDGPEALLALYAVDPRPGYAAAALRAATDPLTECRARLAVAHHQLELGAVAPARRELDEVTRLRLKTPLGRWWSAQAEAHVAILSGDLERAEPLVDAAREIGRGADAHAAALGHLAQLTTLRALQGRLPDLAPALADLDHPAPRPPWLAAAAALVAAHRGESAIAEALLEAALGDERGSLWTSVLLLEVAALVGHAAAAERLTSALSPHAHRWIVIGPAVSSAGPVALVLARAGVDPRRTAGWLELAGTMVAGTPWEVPEARTPGLTRREQEVMELAVGGASAKDIAERLFIGERTVETHLANIYRKLGVRSRIELLALHRP is encoded by the coding sequence GTGGATCTCGTGGGTCGGGAGCGGGAGCTGACCCTGCTGCGCACCCAGGTCCAGGCCATTAAAGACGGACAATTCCGATGTGTACTGGTTGGTGGCGACCCGGGCGTCGGCAAGTCCCGCCTGCTCGCGGAGCTGGACGACGGCATCCGGTACGTACGCGGCGTCTGCGTACCGAGCCCGGACGCCCCTCCGCTGTGGCCTTGGCGGTACGTGTTGTCCGCCCTCGGCCGGCCGGTCCCGGAGGGCTCCGGTTTCGACCTCCTCGTCCGGTACGCCGACGAGTTGCTCGCCGCCGCCGACGAGCCGCTCCTCGTGGTGGTGGACGATCTCCAGCACGCCGACCCGGCGACGGCCAGCCTGTTCGCCCACCTGGCGGCGCTGTCCCCGGCCCGTCCCCTGGGCGTGCTCGGCGCGTACCGGGGCGAGAGCAGCCCCGTGCAGGCCACCGGCCCGGCCGTGGCGCGGATCCGGCTGCGCGGGCTGGACGCGGCGGGCGTGGGCTCGTACCTGGAGAAACTGCTGCACCGCCCCGTGCCGGCGCCGGTCGTGGCCGAACTGCGCCGCCGCACGGAGGGCAACCCGCACCTGCTCGCCGAGATCGTGCCGCACCTGACGCCCGCGGACCTCGACGGCCGGGGGGACCGGCTGCCGATCCGGTGGCCGGCGGAGGCCCGGGCGGAGGCCGTGGCCCGGATCGACGCGCTAGCGCCGGGGACCCGGCGGATGCTGGCGACGGCGAGCGTGATCGGCCGCGAGTTCGACCTGGCGATCCTCGAGAAGGTCGGCGCGGCCGCGACCCCGTCGGCCGCCGAACTCCTAGCCGCGGGCGGCCCGGCCACCCCGGAGGCCCACGACGGGATCGACCCGCTCACCGCCCTCGACGAGGGCGTCTCCGCCGGCCTGCTCACCGCACTCCCCGGCCAGGTCTACGCCTTCGACCGCGCCGTCACCCGCGAGGTCCTCTACGAGTCACTTCCGGCCCGCGACCGCGCCCTCGTCCATGAGGCGACCGCCGACGCGCTGACGGCGTTCAGCGCCGACGTCGGCGAGCGCGGCCCCACGGCGGCCGAGCTGGCCCACCACCTGGTCGCGGCGGCCGTCCTCGGTGGCGACGACCGGCTCGACCGGGCGATCTCCTACTCGGTGGCCGCCGGTACCACCGAGGACGTCGGCCCGCACGAGGCCGCCGGACACTTCGCGGCGGCCGTCCGGCTCGCGGTCCGGGCGGACTGGCCACCGGCGGCGCTCGGCCGGCTCGTCGTGGCGCTCGGCAGGGCCCGGCTGGCCGTCGGCGACCTCGCGGACGGCAGGGGGGTGCTCGCCGCCGCCGCCCGGCACGCCCGCCGGGCCGGGGACGCCGAGCTGCTGACCCAGATCGCGCTCAGCCACGGGCCGCGCGCCGGCCTGGGCGACACCGCTCCCCCACCGGACCAGGCCCTGGTCGCCCTGCTGCGCGAGGCCCTGGCCGGCGAGGTGGCGGACCCCGCCCCGCTGCGGGCCCGGCTCGCGGTCGAGCTCGTCGGTACCCCCGAAGCGGCCCCCCTCGCGGAGACGGCGGGCGACGGCCCGGAGGCGCTGCTGGCGCTGTACGCGGTGGACCCCCGCCCCGGGTACGCCGCGGCGGCCCTGCGCGCCGCCACCGACCCGTTGACGGAGTGCCGGGCCCGGCTGGCCGTCGCGCACCACCAGCTCGAGCTGGGCGCGGTGGCCCCGGCCCGCCGGGAACTGGACGAGGTGACCCGGCTGCGCCTCAAGACCCCGCTGGGCCGGTGGTGGTCCGCCCAGGCCGAGGCGCACGTGGCGATCCTGTCCGGCGACCTGGAACGCGCCGAACCGCTGGTGGACGCCGCGCGCGAGATCGGCAGGGGCGCCGACGCGCACGCCGCGGCCCTGGGCCATCTGGCGCAGCTGACCACGTTGCGCGCGTTGCAGGGCCGGCTGCCGGACCTGGCCCCGGCACTGGCCGACCTGGACCACCCGGCGCCCCGTCCACCGTGGCTGGCCGCCGCCGCGGCGCTGGTCGCCGCGCACCGGGGCGAGTCGGCGATCGCTGAGGCCCTGCTGGAGGCGGCGCTCGGCGACGAGCGCGGCAGCCTGTGGACGTCGGTGCTGCTCCTGGAGGTCGCGGCCCTCGTCGGGCACGCGGCGGCGGCCGAGCGGCTGACCAGCGCCCTGAGCCCGCACGCGCACCGTTGGATCGTGATCGGCCCGGCGGTCAGCTCGGCCGGCCCTGTGGCGCTGGTGCTGGCCCGGGCGGGCGTGGATCCGCGGCGGACCGCCGGCTGGTTGGAACTGGCGGGCACGATGGTCGCCGGGACGCCGTGGGAGGTGCCGGAGGCCCGCACGCCGGGGCTGACCCGGCGCGAGCAGGAGGTGATGGAGCTGGCCGTGGGGGGCGCGTCGGCGAAGGACATCGCCGAACGCCTGTTCATCGGCGAGCGCACGGTGGAGACCCACCTGGCGAACATCTACCGCAAACTCGGCGTCCGGTCCCGGATCGAACTCCTCGCCCTGCACAGACCCTGA
- a CDS encoding DUF2182 domain-containing protein translates to MYTAARARLGLVAALWVVAAVGWVWTARQMRGMDAGPWTSLGSLGWFLGVWTVMMAAMMFPSVAPTVALYARMTKRRSPLRPWLFSAGYLLTWTVAGLIAYTVGVTATRILGDALAWHNAGRALAGTTLIVAAIYEVTPLKDVCLGKCRSPLGVLLGSWREGNAGAVRMGARNGAWCVGCCWALMASLFALGVMSVPWMALVAGIIAVEKTVPWHRKVVTYATSAVLLVLGILVLVAPDMLPALVIPSGDRMPMS, encoded by the coding sequence GTGTACACCGCGGCCCGCGCGCGACTGGGTCTCGTCGCGGCACTGTGGGTCGTCGCCGCCGTCGGCTGGGTGTGGACGGCCCGCCAGATGCGGGGCATGGACGCGGGACCGTGGACCAGCCTCGGGAGCCTGGGCTGGTTCCTCGGCGTGTGGACCGTCATGATGGCCGCGATGATGTTCCCGTCGGTCGCGCCGACCGTCGCGCTGTACGCCCGGATGACGAAGCGACGCTCGCCGCTGCGCCCGTGGCTGTTCTCCGCCGGCTACCTGCTCACCTGGACCGTCGCCGGCCTGATCGCCTACACCGTCGGCGTCACCGCCACGAGGATCCTGGGGGACGCCCTCGCCTGGCACAACGCGGGTCGCGCCCTCGCCGGCACGACCCTGATCGTCGCCGCGATCTACGAGGTGACGCCGCTCAAGGACGTCTGCCTCGGCAAGTGCCGCAGCCCGCTCGGCGTGCTGCTGGGCTCCTGGCGCGAGGGCAACGCCGGCGCGGTCCGGATGGGCGCGCGGAACGGGGCCTGGTGCGTCGGGTGCTGCTGGGCGTTGATGGCGTCGCTGTTCGCCCTCGGCGTCATGAGCGTCCCGTGGATGGCGCTCGTCGCCGGCATCATCGCCGTCGAGAAGACGGTTCCCTGGCACCGCAAGGTCGTCACCTACGCGACATCGGCGGTGCTGCTCGTGCTCGGGATCCTCGTGCTCGTGGCACCCGACATGCTCCCGGCGCTGGTGATCCCCTCCGGTGACCGGATGCCGATGAGCTGA
- a CDS encoding DUF1326 domain-containing protein: MAWDLTGSYVETCSCELMCPCNLSFDHGATYDYCRVTLVFDIQRGQVDGTDIAGRRVAIIADAPKVMTEGNWRLGVYVDDGASDQQLDLLVKVFSGQLGGPMAALAPLVGEILGVERAPIEVIDEGLRHSVRIGDTIDFDIEDIVPFGVETGEPVRFQGMFHPVGSDLTMAEAKRTRIDAFGISYEGKTGLSKSSFSWAA, translated from the coding sequence ATGGCGTGGGATCTCACGGGAAGTTATGTCGAGACGTGCTCGTGTGAGCTGATGTGTCCGTGCAATCTGTCGTTCGACCACGGAGCCACCTACGACTACTGCCGGGTGACTCTGGTCTTCGACATCCAGCGGGGTCAGGTCGACGGCACCGACATCGCGGGTCGCAGGGTCGCGATCATCGCGGACGCTCCCAAGGTCATGACGGAGGGGAACTGGCGGCTCGGCGTGTACGTCGACGACGGGGCCAGCGACCAGCAGCTGGACCTGCTCGTCAAGGTGTTCAGCGGACAGTTGGGCGGACCGATGGCGGCCCTTGCCCCGCTCGTCGGCGAGATCCTCGGCGTCGAGCGGGCCCCGATCGAGGTGATCGACGAAGGGCTGCGGCACAGCGTCCGCATCGGTGACACGATCGACTTCGACATCGAGGACATCGTCCCGTTCGGCGTGGAGACCGGCGAGCCGGTGCGCTTCCAGGGCATGTTCCACCCGGTGGGATCGGACCTCACGATGGCCGAGGCGAAACGGACGCGGATCGACGCGTTCGGGATCTCCTACGAAGGGAAGACGGGCCTGTCGAAGTCCTCGTTCTCCTGGGCCGCCTGA
- a CDS encoding ATP-dependent DNA ligase, whose product MEFAQLAATSAAVAVTAARKRKIALLAGALRGLSPEETVPGTAYLAGELRQRQIGVGWASLRDLPPPAEVPTLTVAGVDAALQAVGDLSGPGSQQAKRDAVAALFGRATADEQAFLRGLLTGEVRQGALTGVLTDAVALAAGRPVADVRRALLLAGDLRQVAAEALHGDLGTIRLAVGRPLAPMLASPASDVADALGRISPAAVEPKLDGIRIQAHRDGDDVAVFSRSLDDLTARVPEVVAVVRSLHVRSVILDGEGLGLADSGRPLPFQDTVRKGGVLLPYFFDVLHHDGDDLVDEPAAWRFGVLDALVPDGHRVGRTIVDTPEEAGQAFRAALDAGQEGVVVKDLTSGYDAGRRGGAWLKVKPRHTLDLVVLAAEWGHGRRQGWLSNLHLGARDPEGGFVMLGKTFKGMTDEVLRWQTERLRALATDETEWVVHVRPELVVEIAFDGVQRSTRYPGGVALRFARVLRYREDKRPADADTIEAVRALSP is encoded by the coding sequence ATGGAGTTCGCGCAGCTCGCGGCGACGTCCGCGGCCGTGGCCGTCACCGCGGCCCGCAAACGGAAGATCGCCCTCCTCGCCGGGGCCCTGCGCGGCCTGTCCCCCGAGGAGACGGTGCCGGGGACGGCGTACCTGGCCGGGGAGCTGCGCCAGCGCCAGATCGGCGTCGGCTGGGCGAGCCTGCGGGATCTCCCGCCGCCCGCCGAGGTCCCCACCCTGACGGTCGCCGGGGTCGACGCGGCCCTGCAGGCGGTCGGCGACCTGTCGGGCCCGGGCTCCCAGCAGGCGAAGCGCGACGCCGTGGCCGCGCTGTTCGGCCGCGCGACGGCCGACGAGCAGGCGTTCCTGCGCGGCCTGCTGACGGGTGAGGTCCGGCAGGGCGCGCTGACCGGGGTCCTCACCGACGCCGTCGCCCTGGCCGCCGGCCGCCCGGTCGCGGACGTCCGCCGGGCGCTGCTGCTCGCCGGGGACCTGCGCCAGGTGGCCGCCGAGGCCCTGCACGGCGATCTGGGCACGATCCGGCTGGCCGTGGGCCGGCCGCTCGCCCCGATGCTGGCGAGTCCCGCGTCGGACGTGGCCGACGCGCTGGGCCGAATCAGCCCGGCGGCCGTGGAGCCGAAGCTGGACGGGATCCGGATCCAGGCGCACCGCGACGGCGACGACGTGGCGGTGTTCAGCCGCAGCCTCGACGACCTGACGGCGCGGGTGCCCGAGGTGGTGGCGGTGGTGCGGTCGCTGCACGTGCGGTCGGTGATCCTCGACGGCGAGGGCCTGGGCCTGGCGGACTCGGGCCGGCCGCTGCCGTTCCAGGACACGGTGCGCAAGGGCGGCGTGCTGCTGCCGTACTTCTTCGACGTCCTGCACCACGACGGCGACGACCTGGTCGACGAGCCGGCGGCGTGGCGGTTCGGGGTGCTCGACGCGCTGGTCCCCGACGGGCACCGGGTCGGCCGGACGATCGTGGACACCCCCGAGGAGGCCGGTCAGGCGTTCCGCGCGGCCCTCGACGCCGGCCAGGAGGGCGTCGTCGTCAAGGACCTCACGTCCGGGTACGACGCCGGCCGGCGCGGCGGAGCCTGGCTGAAGGTCAAGCCCCGGCACACCCTCGACCTGGTGGTCCTGGCCGCCGAGTGGGGCCACGGCCGCCGGCAGGGCTGGCTGTCGAACCTGCACCTGGGCGCGCGGGACCCCGAGGGCGGGTTCGTGATGCTGGGCAAGACGTTCAAGGGCATGACGGACGAGGTGCTGCGCTGGCAGACCGAGCGGCTGCGCGCCCTGGCCACGGACGAGACGGAGTGGGTGGTGCACGTGCGCCCCGAGCTGGTGGTGGAGATCGCGTTCGACGGGGTGCAGCGCAGTACCCGTTATCCGGGGGGTGTCGCTCTGCGGTTCGCCCGGGTGTTGCGGTACCGGGAGGACAAGCGCCCGGCGGACGCGGACACGATCGAGGCGGTCCGGGCCCTCTCCCCCTGA
- a CDS encoding DUF1304 domain-containing protein, translating into MNAVTQIFALVAALVHLWAGTMESFLFHLPAVRKMFTGTTNNPPELRLWTFCQGFYNYGLGAGPIAGVILYHSGHAAAGHALVIYACVVMAVSGLILFIADRTLWRGALGQGVPPLIALVAAVFTT; encoded by the coding sequence ATGAACGCCGTCACGCAGATCTTCGCGCTGGTCGCCGCACTCGTGCACCTGTGGGCCGGCACCATGGAGTCGTTCCTCTTCCACCTCCCCGCGGTCCGCAAGATGTTCACCGGCACGACGAACAACCCGCCGGAGCTGCGGCTGTGGACGTTCTGCCAGGGCTTCTACAACTACGGCCTCGGGGCGGGCCCGATCGCCGGGGTGATCCTCTACCACTCCGGTCACGCGGCGGCCGGCCACGCGCTCGTCATCTACGCGTGCGTCGTCATGGCCGTCTCCGGCCTCATCCTGTTCATCGCCGACCGCACGCTGTGGCGCGGCGCGCTCGGCCAGGGCGTCCCGCCGCTGATCGCGCTGGTCGCGGCCGTATTCACGACCTGA
- a CDS encoding NUDIX hydrolase gives MVDYARRTARVLLLDAADRLLLVRSEFTPDDPRGHGWFTPGGGIDEGEDVLAAAVRELHEEVGLRAAPGELRHVASASGRADLGWANGLFRDDFFLHRVDSHEVDTSGLTAFERTHHSGFRWWTVAELAATDEAVFPGGLADLLPDLIAGRLPDPPVDLTWHH, from the coding sequence ATGGTCGACTACGCGCGCCGCACCGCCCGGGTCCTGCTCCTCGACGCCGCCGACCGGCTGCTGCTCGTGCGGTCGGAGTTCACGCCCGACGATCCGCGCGGGCACGGCTGGTTCACGCCCGGCGGCGGCATCGACGAGGGCGAGGACGTGCTGGCCGCCGCCGTGCGGGAGCTGCACGAGGAGGTCGGCCTGCGCGCGGCCCCCGGGGAGCTGCGGCACGTGGCCTCCGCGTCCGGGCGGGCCGACCTGGGCTGGGCCAACGGCCTGTTCCGTGACGACTTCTTCCTGCACCGGGTGGACAGTCACGAGGTCGACACGAGCGGCCTGACCGCGTTCGAGCGGACCCACCACTCCGGGTTCCGCTGGTGGACGGTCGCCGAGCTCGCCGCCACCGACGAGGCCGTCTTCCCCGGCGGCCTGGCCGACCTGCTCCCCGACCTGATCGCCGGCCGCCTCCCCGACCCGCCGGTAGACCTCACCTGGCACCACTGA
- a CDS encoding DUF397 domain-containing protein produces the protein MKSSLADAVWRKSTRSNSNSNCVEVAQLSGVTGVRDSKDVGGPALAVEPADWVVFTTTVKTGAFHR, from the coding sequence ATGAAGAGCAGCCTGGCTGACGCCGTGTGGCGCAAGTCGACCAGAAGCAACTCCAACTCGAACTGTGTCGAGGTTGCGCAGCTGTCGGGAGTCACCGGGGTGCGGGACAGTAAGGATGTCGGTGGGCCGGCCCTCGCGGTCGAGCCCGCCGACTGGGTGGTGTTCACGACCACGGTGAAGACGGGTGCCTTCCACAGGTGA
- a CDS encoding helix-turn-helix domain-containing protein: MCRRRTLASSVPCRCQPANSSSIVEFRMGGNVEPSQMDFNVAGRRIRGRFREGCSRVPQALEVCCPLLSRLFWNAGAGTSEEPVEGMNTSDGAGSSVPRRQLGRRLRALREKSGMRADQVADTIDVSRQTLWRMENGDPSVKYGRAHIEALCRAYQVDAQTTANFVALAAETKAKGWWHAYGDVIPEGFELYVDLEAAASSLRWYESELVPGLLQTPAYAAAIVGAPGGRDEQEIARRVELRMARQKVLTRTAPQAPRLEIILNEAILRRPVGGAVLMAAQLKHINDIGHLPNVVIRVVPFAFGFHTGITMGPFVIMDFPRVRNGDGEPATVYVDGFTGDLYLDRPSEVGRFAEGFNELANRSLNEADSRVFLARAAEELQQR, translated from the coding sequence ATGTGCCGTCGCAGGACGCTGGCGAGTTCGGTGCCCTGCCGCTGCCAGCCGGCCAACTCGAGCTCGATCGTGGAGTTCCGCATGGGCGGAAACGTAGAACCCTCCCAGATGGATTTCAACGTTGCGGGGCGTAGGATCCGGGGCAGATTTCGGGAGGGCTGTTCTCGCGTTCCGCAAGCCCTCGAGGTGTGCTGTCCGTTACTTTCGCGTCTATTCTGGAACGCGGGCGCGGGGACCAGTGAGGAGCCGGTCGAAGGCATGAACACGTCCGACGGAGCAGGAAGTTCGGTCCCGCGCAGGCAGCTCGGCAGGCGACTGCGGGCGCTGCGGGAGAAGTCCGGGATGCGCGCCGACCAGGTCGCCGACACGATCGACGTGTCCCGGCAGACCCTGTGGCGGATGGAGAACGGCGACCCGAGCGTGAAGTACGGCCGGGCCCACATCGAGGCCCTGTGCCGCGCCTACCAGGTCGACGCGCAGACGACGGCCAACTTCGTGGCACTCGCTGCCGAAACGAAGGCCAAGGGCTGGTGGCACGCCTACGGCGATGTGATCCCCGAGGGCTTCGAACTTTACGTCGACCTGGAAGCAGCAGCCTCCAGCCTGCGCTGGTATGAGTCAGAGCTGGTCCCGGGCCTACTCCAGACGCCTGCGTATGCCGCAGCGATCGTCGGCGCGCCTGGTGGTCGAGATGAACAGGAGATCGCGCGTCGGGTTGAGTTGCGGATGGCCAGGCAGAAGGTCCTGACGAGAACGGCACCTCAGGCACCCCGGCTGGAGATCATCCTGAACGAAGCCATCCTCAGGCGTCCTGTCGGTGGCGCAGTGTTGATGGCGGCCCAGCTCAAGCACATCAATGACATCGGGCACCTGCCCAACGTGGTGATCCGCGTGGTGCCCTTCGCGTTCGGATTTCACACCGGCATCACCATGGGCCCATTCGTGATCATGGACTTTCCGCGCGTGCGCAACGGGGACGGCGAGCCGGCGACGGTGTATGTCGACGGCTTCACCGGGGATCTCTACCTCGATCGTCCCAGCGAGGTCGGCAGATTCGCGGAGGGTTTCAACGAGCTCGCCAATCGATCACTCAACGAGGCAGACTCGCGGGTGTTCTTGGCGAGAGCAGCAGAGGAGTTACAGCAGCGATGA